One window from the genome of Oreochromis niloticus isolate F11D_XX linkage group LG20, O_niloticus_UMD_NMBU, whole genome shotgun sequence encodes:
- the LOC109196108 gene encoding uncharacterized protein LOC109196108, translating into MTLREAGQCVQPKLSRYTVAGIIRTFRNENRIARRPDVGGRGRMFTPEQETHIVNMVIANNAIRLREIQQRIIDNDTIFQNIHSASISALSRVLVRHRIRMKQIYRVPFERNTERVKQLRYDYVQRVMELEADAMGHELLFVDEAGFNLSKTRRRGRNIIGHRAIINVPGQRGGNITMCAAISQNGVVHHHATIGPYNTAHIIAFLDTLHDMLTVQRPEQTRYVIIWDNVGFHRAALVRNWFTDHPSFTVLILPPYSPFLNPIEEFFSAWCWKVYDHHPHQQVALLQAVEEACGDIDQASCQAWIRHSRRYFPRRLGLEDIACDVDEILWPDPERQHDVG; encoded by the exons atgaccctgagggaagctggccaatgCGTTCAGCCTAAACTGAGCCGCTACACTGTGGCAGGCATCATTAGGACATTTCGAAATGAGAATCG aattgctagacgtCCAGATGTTGGGGGCAGAGGCAGAATGTTCACTCCAGAGCAAGAGACCCATATAGTGAACATGGTGATTGCCAATAATGCAATAAGACTGcgtgaaatacagcagcgcataattgataatgacaccatctttcaaaatatacacagtgcaAGCATTTCTGCACTGAGTCGTGTACTTGTGCGCCACAGAATAAGAATGAAGCAAATTTACAGAGTTCCTTTCGAGAGAAACACAGAACGTGTAAAGCAACTGCGATATGACTATGTGCAG AGAGTGATGGAACTAGAAGCAGATGCAATGGGACATGAGCTACTTTTTGTGGATGAGGCCggttttaacctcagtaaaaccagGAGACGTGGCAGGAACATTATTGGACACCGTGCCATCATCAATGTCCCAGGACAACGTGGTGGTAACATAACCATGTGTGCAGCTATAAGCCAAAATggtgttgttcaccatcatgcaaCCATAGGCCCAtacaacactgcacacattattGCATTCCTGGACACCTTGCATGACATGCTCACTGTTCAGAGACCAGAGCAGACCCGATATGTCATCATATGGGACAATGTTGGTTTCCATAGGGCTGCTTTGGTCCGCAACTGGTTTACAGACCACCCATCCTTCACTGTACTCATCCTCCCCCCATACTCTCCATTCTTAAATCCCATCGAGGAGTTCTTCTCTGCCTGGTGCTGGAAAGTGTACGACCATCATCCTCATCAACAGGTAGCCCTTTTACAGGCAGTGGAGGAGGCATGTGGAGACATTGACCAGGCATCATGTCAGGCCTGGATACGGCATTCAAGGAGATATTTTCCCCGGCGCCTTGGACTGGAGGATATCGCATGCGACGTGGACGAAATTTTGTGGCCGGACCCAGAAAGACAACATGATGTAGgctga